A stretch of the Streptosporangium sp. NBC_01755 genome encodes the following:
- a CDS encoding GntR family transcriptional regulator, whose translation MIDREGAIPPYQQVAAAIRKRIASGEIPPDRRIPSLVELGAEFGIARDTLRKAVQVLKNEGLVETVTGMGIYVVERTDAPPTG comes from the coding sequence GTGATCGACAGGGAGGGGGCCATCCCGCCGTACCAGCAGGTCGCCGCCGCGATCCGGAAGCGAATCGCGTCGGGTGAGATCCCACCCGACCGCCGCATCCCGAGCCTGGTGGAGCTGGGAGCGGAGTTCGGTATCGCTCGGGACACCCTCCGCAAGGCTGTCCAGGTCCTCAAGAACGAGGGCCTGGTCGAGACCGTCACCGGCATGGGCATCTACGTGGTCGAACGCACCGACGCCCCACCAACCGGCTGA
- a CDS encoding helix-turn-helix domain-containing protein: MATATRSLSLPFNGLRARHFRERQGLTLTQLAKRCEEAGLRINHSTLSRYEADHFGPTVTRFRVLATALGVEPEDLCGPLPDVPDDQDAAPSGTR, from the coding sequence ATGGCAACCGCAACACGCAGTTTGAGCCTCCCCTTCAACGGGCTCCGCGCCAGACACTTCCGGGAAAGGCAGGGCCTCACGCTGACCCAGCTGGCCAAGCGCTGCGAGGAGGCGGGTCTGCGCATCAACCACAGCACCCTGTCCCGCTACGAGGCCGACCATTTCGGTCCCACCGTGACCCGATTCCGGGTGCTGGCCACGGCGCTCGGAGTCGAGCCTGAGGACCTGTGCGGCCCGCTTCCGGACGTGCCGGACGACCAGGACGCCGCTCCCTCAGGGACACGCTGA
- a CDS encoding DUF4352 domain-containing protein: MAAVVSVGGDTTVTTQSDRSRAAQKGQGGAVQPTPVETSQEPQEEAPTQETKPSAAAVGGTITLKGIESELQVAVTLEKVVENATPKNDFLKPKEGNRLYAVELILNNTGSAAYSDSPSNGAHLIDAEGQQYRSTFGDVQEGVAFSGSVTMSADDSRKGIIVFEIPKSTKISKFQFALNSGFADHKGEWLTQ, from the coding sequence ATGGCGGCCGTCGTCAGCGTCGGTGGCGACACCACGGTAACCACGCAGTCGGACCGATCCAGGGCCGCACAGAAAGGCCAAGGCGGAGCTGTACAGCCAACTCCCGTCGAGACCAGCCAGGAGCCCCAGGAGGAAGCGCCTACCCAGGAGACCAAGCCCTCGGCCGCGGCCGTCGGCGGCACAATCACCCTGAAGGGGATCGAGTCCGAACTCCAGGTCGCCGTAACCCTCGAAAAAGTCGTCGAAAACGCGACTCCGAAGAACGACTTTCTCAAGCCGAAGGAGGGCAACCGCTTGTACGCCGTCGAGCTGATCCTCAACAACACCGGGTCGGCGGCCTACAGCGACAGTCCATCGAATGGCGCCCATCTGATCGACGCTGAAGGCCAGCAATACCGATCAACGTTCGGTGACGTACAGGAAGGCGTGGCGTTCAGCGGATCGGTCACCATGAGCGCCGACGACAGCCGTAAAGGCATCATCGTCTTCGAGATACCGAAGTCCACGAAGATCAGCAAGTTCCAGTTCGCACTGAACAGCGGATTCGCCGACCACAAGGGCGAATGGCTAACCCAGTAA
- a CDS encoding recombinase family protein, whose protein sequence is MPPRTTTPAEPIPAIGYIRVSMLQEEQISPDIQRNAIDDWARRQNRKIVRWIEDLDASGRTFHRKIMEGIEAIEAGAAVEIVVWKYSRYGRTRTGNAVNLGRINRAGGELQSATEEVDARTAVGKLTRGMLMEIAAFESDRAGEQWAEAHENRRARGLPANGRPRFGYVLRGRVPDPLQPNRTIRQPDDGDERYEINPTVGPILAEAYRRYISGASSRALAGWLNELGIRGTRDQQWSSGVLLRTLDSGFGAGLIQTHDPNCTCQTPSGCPTTIHIPGAHTAVITEEEWQAYRRRRRRVKRTAPRARVTLYPLSGLIRCGHCTATMTIATQRGVVGARYFCGAYMRKKLCRSRSVLRLRVEALVLTQLMTWADDIESRPEAAPVRPAEAPGDIQAFDAEIERLDAALDRLTRKLAMDLVPEDTYGRTRDELLAERATAAARRERLTRPQASTPRTFVPMLRALGREWPTLEAALRREMTAELIAEVRIFRTDTKVAWVEIDSVWGETSKIAF, encoded by the coding sequence ATGCCCCCGCGCACCACCACCCCCGCTGAGCCCATCCCCGCGATCGGCTACATCCGCGTGTCCATGCTTCAAGAGGAGCAGATCTCCCCCGACATCCAACGCAACGCCATCGACGACTGGGCTCGCCGGCAGAACCGGAAGATCGTCCGCTGGATTGAGGACCTCGACGCCTCCGGAAGAACCTTCCACCGCAAGATCATGGAAGGCATCGAGGCCATCGAAGCCGGAGCCGCCGTCGAAATCGTGGTCTGGAAGTACTCCCGCTACGGGCGCACCCGCACCGGCAACGCCGTCAACCTCGGCCGCATCAACCGCGCCGGTGGCGAGCTCCAATCCGCCACCGAGGAAGTCGACGCCCGTACCGCCGTTGGCAAATTAACTCGCGGCATGCTCATGGAAATCGCCGCCTTCGAAAGTGATCGCGCCGGTGAACAGTGGGCCGAGGCGCATGAAAACCGACGAGCTCGCGGCCTGCCCGCCAACGGCCGCCCCAGATTCGGCTACGTGCTCCGCGGCCGCGTCCCTGACCCGCTGCAGCCCAACCGGACCATCCGACAACCAGATGACGGTGACGAGCGCTACGAGATCAACCCCACCGTCGGACCGATCCTGGCCGAGGCGTATCGCCGCTACATCTCCGGCGCCAGCAGCCGGGCGCTGGCCGGCTGGCTCAATGAGCTCGGCATCCGGGGCACACGTGACCAGCAGTGGTCCAGCGGCGTACTCCTGCGCACTCTGGACAGCGGATTCGGCGCTGGCCTGATCCAGACCCATGACCCGAACTGCACATGCCAAACACCCTCAGGCTGCCCGACCACGATCCACATCCCGGGAGCCCACACCGCCGTGATCACAGAGGAGGAGTGGCAGGCATATCGGCGCCGCCGCCGCCGCGTCAAACGCACTGCGCCACGGGCGCGGGTCACGCTCTACCCGCTCTCGGGACTGATCCGCTGCGGCCACTGTACGGCGACGATGACGATCGCAACGCAGCGCGGCGTGGTGGGCGCCCGCTACTTCTGCGGGGCGTACATGCGCAAGAAGCTATGCCGCTCCCGCAGCGTACTTCGGCTGAGAGTGGAGGCCCTCGTGCTCACCCAGCTGATGACATGGGCTGATGACATCGAGTCGCGCCCCGAGGCGGCCCCTGTACGCCCCGCGGAGGCGCCTGGGGACATCCAGGCCTTCGACGCGGAGATCGAGCGCCTGGACGCGGCCCTGGACCGTCTGACGCGCAAGCTGGCTATGGACCTGGTCCCCGAAGACACCTACGGGCGGACCCGCGACGAGCTCCTGGCCGAGCGAGCAACCGCAGCAGCCCGACGCGAGAGGCTCACCCGGCCCCAGGCCTCGACCCCTCGCACGTTCGTACCCATGCTGCGCGCCCTGGGCCGGGAGTGGCCGACCCTGGAGGCGGCCCTACGGCGAGAGATGACGGCGGAACTGATCGCCGAGGTGAGGATTTTTCGCACTGACACGAAGGTCGCATGGGTGGAGATCGACTCCGTGTGGGGCGAGACCTCCAAGATTGCTTTTTGA
- the tmk gene encoding dTMP kinase, with translation MLTTHDPIMGARTTEPLDLLLVNAPLRDYVVRPRINDYTLPVLGMAYIATYAATQGRTVAVLDAEAHGLPVADTIALINRTAPRWIGFNLLAPTYELTATIAAALDPHIRIMVGGHHAKAMPDRILADPRLTLCDALVIGEGETRVVELLADHRNRASLPGVMWRDPVMGTPVTGGRPGTSRSGRRRRGPARTGRVQLLFRPAVRRGHRRGDPPPPHRSRASPARPRRAERRLMPGLFVTLDGPGGAGKSTLAELVTTQLIDSGLQAVATREPSQSLIGRLAREHTATFSGLALACLVAADRHHHLATEIRPALAQGEIVVCDRYVPASYVLQARDGVPLDYIRQLNAPADRPDLAVLVTATAPILEQRLTVRGAHSRFEHEGSSIAEATLYEDLGDILAADGFAFHRIDTGHLSPQDAASALTSHILELSSRASHSRRERPPPP, from the coding sequence ATGCTCACCACGCACGACCCGATCATGGGAGCTCGCACGACTGAACCACTGGATCTACTGCTCGTCAACGCACCACTGCGCGACTACGTGGTCCGTCCCCGCATCAACGACTACACCTTGCCCGTGCTCGGCATGGCCTACATCGCTACCTACGCCGCCACCCAAGGGCGCACCGTGGCTGTCCTGGACGCCGAGGCCCACGGCCTGCCCGTTGCCGACACCATCGCCCTGATCAACCGAACCGCACCCCGCTGGATCGGGTTCAACCTGCTGGCCCCTACCTACGAGCTCACAGCGACGATCGCCGCCGCCCTCGACCCGCACATCCGCATCATGGTCGGCGGCCACCACGCCAAGGCCATGCCTGACCGCATCCTCGCGGATCCACGGCTGACCCTCTGCGACGCCCTGGTCATCGGGGAAGGTGAGACCCGCGTCGTGGAGCTTCTGGCCGATCACCGCAACCGGGCCAGCCTGCCCGGCGTCATGTGGCGCGACCCCGTCATGGGCACCCCGGTCACCGGCGGCCGGCCCGGCACCAGTCGATCTGGGCGCCGACGACGCGGCCCTGCGCGGACGGGACGAGTTCAACTTCTCTTCCGGCCTGCAGTTCGGCGAGGCCACCGAAGAGGAGATCCACCACCACCTCACCGCTCTCGCGCGTCACCAGCACGCCCGCGCCGCGCGGAGCGCCGCCTGATGCCCGGATTGTTCGTCACCCTGGACGGGCCCGGCGGTGCCGGCAAGTCGACCCTTGCTGAGCTGGTCACCACGCAACTCATCGACTCCGGCCTGCAGGCGGTCGCCACCCGGGAGCCGTCACAGTCGCTGATCGGGCGGCTGGCCCGCGAGCACACCGCGACGTTCTCCGGGCTCGCGCTGGCGTGCCTGGTGGCCGCCGACCGTCACCACCACCTGGCCACCGAGATCCGGCCCGCTTTGGCCCAGGGAGAGATCGTGGTGTGCGACCGGTACGTGCCCGCCTCCTACGTACTCCAGGCCCGCGACGGTGTCCCACTGGACTACATCCGCCAGCTCAACGCACCGGCCGACCGGCCAGACCTGGCCGTCCTGGTCACCGCCACCGCCCCCATCCTGGAACAACGACTCACTGTGCGAGGCGCGCACTCGCGATTCGAGCACGAAGGTTCCAGCATCGCCGAGGCCACCCTGTACGAAGACCTGGGCGACATCCTGGCCGCCGACGGGTTCGCCTTCCACCGGATCGACACCGGGCATCTATCGCCGCAAGACGCCGCTTCGGCTCTCACCAGCCACATCCTTGAGCTATCGTCGCGGGCGTCACACTCGCGCCGGGAAAGGCCCCCGCCCCCATGA
- a CDS encoding 4a-hydroxytetrahydrobiopterin dehydratase: MTPQPLSEEEIAAHLAGLPGWEREDHAIVRNFKHTYHECVHLAMYVAAKAREVGHHPDIHITWQRIRFVITTHDAGDRLTAKDFELARHIDAIAVGHGAEGV, encoded by the coding sequence ATGACCCCTCAGCCACTGTCCGAAGAGGAGATCGCTGCCCATCTGGCCGGGCTGCCGGGATGGGAGCGCGAGGATCACGCCATCGTCCGCAACTTCAAGCACACATATCACGAGTGTGTACATCTGGCTATGTATGTCGCAGCTAAGGCTCGCGAGGTCGGCCATCACCCTGACATCCACATCACCTGGCAGCGGATTCGCTTCGTGATCACCACTCATGACGCCGGAGACCGCCTCACGGCCAAGGACTTCGAGCTTGCCCGCCATATTGACGCGATCGCCGTCGGCCACGGCGCCGAAGGGGTCTGA
- a CDS encoding MerR family transcriptional regulator, translating into MGAPAVLPATVSWPQGVTHLRSGGVAALLEVTPRRVARWQTLGLITASALTEGGHRRFTRADVEAFLREACFACRLGSGDIVSCPGWNDGRPVRVLRVTPTLRDGLYIRWQDVAVRAHAMDVPVGRTRLVRRLHQGAA; encoded by the coding sequence GTGGGCGCCCCCGCTGTCCTTCCCGCCACGGTCTCCTGGCCGCAGGGTGTGACGCATCTGCGCTCCGGCGGGGTTGCCGCCCTGCTGGAGGTCACTCCGCGCCGGGTGGCGCGCTGGCAGACCCTCGGACTGATCACCGCGTCAGCACTGACCGAGGGCGGGCATCGCCGGTTCACCCGCGCCGACGTCGAGGCATTCCTGCGGGAAGCGTGCTTTGCCTGCCGTCTCGGCTCGGGGGACATCGTGTCCTGCCCCGGCTGGAACGACGGCCGCCCCGTCCGGGTGCTGCGCGTCACCCCGACCTTGCGGGACGGCCTGTACATCCGCTGGCAAGACGTCGCCGTCCGAGCCCACGCCATGGACGTACCGGTCGGCCGTACCCGGCTCGTGCGCCGCCTCCACCAGGGGGCGGCATGA
- a CDS encoding NUDIX hydrolase produces MTTTQRQQVTVDVHMILQRDDHILLCLRQGTGYADGLYCLPSGHLDPGETVIDCAIREAHEETGVVINPAHLRPATVVHHLSPEGRPRVGFFFVADTWDGEVVNAEPNKCAKIEWVPVDILPDNTVPYTTAGVELYRTGTGIGVHGWPGQVPTDS; encoded by the coding sequence ATGACGACGACACAGCGCCAGCAGGTCACCGTCGATGTGCACATGATCCTGCAGCGCGACGACCACATCCTGCTGTGTCTGCGCCAGGGCACCGGGTACGCCGACGGGCTGTACTGCCTGCCCTCCGGCCACCTCGACCCCGGCGAGACCGTCATCGACTGCGCGATCCGCGAGGCCCACGAGGAGACTGGGGTCGTCATCAACCCAGCTCACCTGCGACCGGCCACCGTGGTTCACCACCTGTCCCCAGAAGGACGGCCCCGGGTCGGGTTCTTCTTCGTCGCCGACACCTGGGACGGCGAGGTCGTCAACGCAGAGCCGAACAAGTGCGCCAAGATCGAGTGGGTGCCCGTCGACATTCTGCCGGACAACACCGTGCCGTACACCACCGCCGGCGTTGAGCTCTATCGCACGGGTACCGGCATCGGCGTGCACGGCTGGCCCGGACAGGTGCCCACCGACTCCTAG
- a CDS encoding DUF4244 domain-containing protein: protein MARTSAIRGRRDRLRWLRARWALLTTGARRDRGMSTAEYAVGTIAACAFAALLFRNACKRYSKSNLGGLAPHGVDLHPCDLRVSAKNPHLGDQFRRHLSP from the coding sequence ATGGCTCGAACGAGCGCGATTCGTGGGCGACGTGATCGGTTGCGATGGCTGCGTGCCCGGTGGGCGCTGCTGACCACCGGCGCGCGACGCGACCGTGGCATGTCCACCGCCGAGTACGCGGTCGGAACGATCGCCGCCTGTGCCTTCGCCGCCCTTCTCTTCAGAAACGCTTGCAAACGGTACTCAAAAAGCAATCTTGGAGGTCTCGCCCCACACGGAGTCGATCTCCACCCATGCGACCTTCGTGTCAGTGCGAAAAATCCTCACCTCGGCGATCAGTTCCGCCGTCATCTCTCGCCGTAG